One window of Gilliamella sp. B3022 genomic DNA carries:
- a CDS encoding ribose-phosphate pyrophosphokinase — MPDMKLFAGNATPELAKRIANRLYTSLGDIVVSRFSDGEVNVQINENVRGEDVFIIQSTCAPTNDNLMELLVMIDAMRRASAGRITAVIPYFGYARQDRRVRSARVPITAKVVADFLSTVGVDRVLTVDLHAEQIQGFFDVPVDNVFGSPVILEDMLQRDFERPIVVSPDIGGVVRARAIAKLLNDTDMAIIDKRRQRANEAEVMNIIGDVADRDCILVDDMIDTAGTLCKAADALKARGAKRVFAYATHPIFSGKAVSNIKNCAIDEIVVCDTIPLTAEVKALKNVRQLTLSGMLAEAIRRISNEESISAMFHY; from the coding sequence GTGCCTGATATGAAGCTTTTTGCTGGTAATGCCACACCCGAGCTAGCAAAACGTATAGCTAATCGTCTTTATACTTCTCTTGGTGACATTGTAGTTAGCCGTTTTAGTGATGGTGAGGTAAATGTCCAAATTAATGAAAATGTCCGTGGTGAAGATGTTTTTATTATACAATCAACTTGCGCGCCAACCAATGATAACTTAATGGAATTATTGGTAATGATTGATGCTATGCGTCGTGCATCAGCTGGTCGTATTACTGCGGTTATTCCTTATTTTGGTTATGCAAGGCAAGATCGTCGAGTTCGTTCTGCACGTGTGCCTATTACGGCTAAAGTGGTTGCTGACTTTTTATCAACTGTTGGTGTTGATAGAGTATTGACAGTTGATCTTCATGCTGAACAGATTCAAGGTTTCTTTGATGTGCCTGTTGATAATGTATTTGGTAGCCCAGTTATTTTAGAAGATATGTTGCAACGTGATTTTGAACGCCCAATTGTGGTATCTCCTGATATAGGTGGTGTGGTGCGAGCGCGTGCAATTGCCAAACTTCTTAATGATACTGATATGGCGATTATCGATAAACGTCGTCAGCGTGCCAATGAAGCTGAAGTAATGAATATTATTGGTGATGTTGCTGATCGTGATTGTATTTTAGTGGATGATATGATTGATACTGCAGGAACACTTTGTAAAGCTGCTGATGCCTTAAAGGCTCGTGGCGCTAAAAGAGTATTTGCCTATGCAACTCATCCAATTTTTTCAGGAAAAGCAGTCAGTAATATTAAAAATTGTGCTATTGATGAAATTGTGGTTTGTGACACAATTCCATTAACCGCTGAAGTTAAAGCATTGAAAAATGTGCGCCAATTAACTTTATCAGGTATGCTTGCTGAAGCCATTCGTCGTATTAGTAACGAAGAATCAATTTCAGCAATGTTTCATTACTAA
- the trmB gene encoding tRNA (guanosine(46)-N7)-methyltransferase TrmB, whose amino-acid sequence MNEQLNSNNQEIKPKRTIRSFVLRQGRLTKGQEQALNNLWPIFGIEYHSNSPICFDKNKSVVLEIGFGMGASLVKMAQNAQDKNFLGIEVHKPGVGACLMAIEENQLSNLKVMCHDAVEVLENMIPDHSLDKVQIFFPDPWHKARHNKRRIIQPQFVQLIRQKLKIGGVLHLATDWQNYAEHMLEVLTEAEGFENLSATGDYIPRPDDRPITKFEKRGQNLGHGVWDLQFMKK is encoded by the coding sequence ATGAACGAACAATTAAATAGCAATAACCAAGAAATCAAACCCAAAAGAACGATCCGAAGTTTTGTACTACGACAAGGTCGTTTAACTAAAGGTCAAGAACAAGCATTAAATAATTTATGGCCAATATTTGGCATTGAATACCACTCAAACTCACCAATATGCTTTGATAAAAATAAATCTGTCGTTTTAGAAATTGGATTTGGCATGGGGGCATCATTAGTTAAAATGGCCCAAAATGCACAAGATAAAAACTTTCTAGGTATTGAAGTACACAAACCAGGTGTTGGTGCTTGTTTAATGGCTATTGAAGAAAACCAATTATCGAATTTAAAAGTAATGTGTCATGATGCCGTAGAAGTGCTAGAAAACATGATTCCTGATCATTCATTAGACAAAGTGCAGATCTTCTTTCCCGATCCATGGCATAAAGCAAGACACAACAAACGTCGCATTATTCAACCACAATTTGTACAATTAATTCGGCAAAAATTAAAAATCGGTGGTGTTTTACATTTGGCTACCGACTGGCAAAATTATGCCGAACATATGTTAGAGGTTTTAACTGAAGCTGAAGGTTTTGAAAATTTATCAGCTACAGGTGACTATATTCCACGACCGGATGATCGACCTATCACCAAATTTGAAAAACGTGGTCAAAATTTAGGTCATGGCGTTTGGGATTTACAGTTCATGAAAAAATAG